One stretch of Nocardia mangyaensis DNA includes these proteins:
- a CDS encoding DUF5808 domain-containing protein yields MTDRDDTRVPEPQGTLAGMPYDWRRPTWARVKARAWNPDDPRLFTPKAFGWGYDLNLYRLFHRRR; encoded by the coding sequence GTGACCGACCGCGACGACACCCGGGTTCCCGAACCCCAGGGCACCCTCGCCGGTATGCCCTACGACTGGCGCCGCCCCACCTGGGCCCGCGTCAAGGCGCGCGCGTGGAACCCCGACGACCCCCGCCTGTTCACGCCCAAGGCGTTCGGCTGGGGCTACGACCTCAACCTCTACCGCCTGTTCCACCGGCGCCGCTGA
- a CDS encoding polysaccharide deacetylase family protein has translation MLALLAAGSAVALTGCATAGGEAVSAGSGGEIPLPEPVPAPPLLPPPPGGPKTIIGAETITALPGAGTSMALTVDDGASPEVVGAYVRWAEDTGARFTFFVTGYYESWTIHRDALRPLVDSGQIQLGNHTWDHTALTKLDATGIADQLGRTKDFLHNTFGVDGTPFYRPPFGYHNAAVDRVAADLGYTVPTMWYGSLSDSGLITEEYLIECARKYFAAQAIIIGHANFPPVTHCYGELVDIIRERNLSLVTLNDVLQVQV, from the coding sequence ATGCTGGCGTTGCTCGCGGCGGGTAGCGCCGTGGCGCTGACCGGATGCGCGACGGCCGGTGGTGAAGCGGTGAGCGCCGGTTCCGGGGGCGAGATCCCGCTGCCGGAACCCGTGCCGGCCCCGCCGCTGCTCCCGCCCCCGCCCGGCGGCCCGAAGACGATCATCGGCGCCGAGACCATCACGGCCCTGCCCGGCGCGGGCACCAGCATGGCGCTCACCGTCGACGACGGCGCCAGCCCGGAGGTGGTCGGCGCCTACGTGCGGTGGGCCGAGGACACCGGCGCCCGCTTCACCTTCTTCGTCACCGGCTACTACGAGTCCTGGACCATCCACCGCGACGCCCTGCGGCCACTGGTCGACTCCGGCCAGATCCAGCTCGGCAACCACACCTGGGACCACACCGCGCTCACCAAGCTCGACGCGACCGGCATCGCCGACCAGCTCGGCCGCACAAAAGACTTCCTGCACAACACCTTCGGCGTCGACGGCACCCCGTTCTACCGCCCACCCTTCGGCTACCACAACGCCGCCGTCGACCGTGTCGCCGCCGACCTCGGCTACACCGTGCCCACCATGTGGTACGGCTCGCTCTCGGACTCCGGCCTGATCACCGAGGAGTACCTGATCGAGTGCGCGCGAAAGTATTTCGCCGCCCAGGCGATCATCATCGGCCACGCCAACTTCCCACCGGTCACCCACTGCTACGGCGAACTCGTCGACATCATCCGCGAACGCAACCTGTCCCTGGTCACCCTCAACGATGTACTGCAGGTACAGGTTTGA
- a CDS encoding SDR family oxidoreductase, which yields MTVTSTPAPTALITGASRGLGAAIARELAATHELLLGARTADALAPILAELPGATGWPVALTDYPAVATAAESIGRLDVLVHNAGIADLGTVVESSVEQWRSTLEVNLIAVAELTRILLPALRAANGHVVLINSGAGLRANAGWASYAASKFGLRAFADALRLEEPTLRVTSIFPGRIDTDMQRAIVADERRDYRPEEFLTPETVAGAVRTAVDTPRDGHPTEIVLRPR from the coding sequence ATGACGGTGACCAGTACTCCTGCTCCGACGGCGTTGATCACGGGGGCGAGTCGAGGGCTCGGTGCGGCGATCGCCCGGGAACTCGCCGCGACGCATGAACTGCTGCTCGGCGCCCGCACCGCCGACGCGCTCGCGCCGATCCTGGCCGAACTGCCGGGCGCCACCGGGTGGCCGGTCGCGCTCACCGACTATCCAGCCGTCGCCACGGCTGCCGAGTCGATCGGGCGACTCGATGTGCTGGTCCACAATGCGGGCATCGCCGACCTCGGCACCGTCGTCGAGTCGAGCGTCGAGCAGTGGCGGTCGACCCTCGAGGTCAATCTGATCGCGGTCGCCGAGCTGACCAGGATCCTGCTGCCCGCGCTGCGCGCCGCGAACGGGCATGTGGTGCTGATCAATTCGGGTGCCGGATTGCGGGCGAACGCGGGGTGGGCGTCATACGCGGCGAGCAAGTTCGGGCTGCGCGCCTTCGCCGACGCGCTGCGGCTCGAGGAGCCGACCCTGCGCGTGACCTCGATCTTCCCCGGACGCATCGACACCGACATGCAGCGCGCGATCGTCGCCGACGAGCGCCGCGACTATCGGCCCGAGGAGTTCCTCACCCCGGAGACGGTGGCCGGTGCCGTGCGCACCGCCGTCGACACCCCGCGCGACGGACATCCGACGGAGATCGTTTTGCGTCCTCGCTGA
- a CDS encoding DUF6069 family protein, with amino-acid sequence MTDPRYNYGPANPQYPQQGQPPKPSINMGKLWAGGVGTAIVAALLVVVAIMLVRGVLGVAILAPEGAGAYGTVSTTSYALAAAGAALLATALLTVLLALMPSPLTFFTWICLLVTAVAVILPFTLVADMDAKIATAVINLLIGLCITTMLSSVGAAAQNEPRQEGY; translated from the coding sequence ATGACCGATCCCCGGTACAACTACGGACCAGCGAACCCGCAGTATCCGCAGCAGGGGCAGCCGCCGAAACCGTCGATCAACATGGGCAAGTTGTGGGCGGGTGGTGTCGGGACCGCCATCGTGGCGGCGTTGCTCGTCGTCGTCGCGATCATGCTGGTGCGCGGCGTGCTCGGCGTCGCGATCCTCGCGCCCGAGGGCGCGGGTGCCTACGGCACGGTGTCGACCACGTCCTACGCCCTCGCCGCCGCGGGCGCCGCGCTGCTGGCCACGGCCCTGCTGACCGTGCTGCTGGCGCTCATGCCCAGCCCGCTGACCTTCTTCACCTGGATCTGCCTGCTGGTCACCGCCGTCGCGGTGATCCTGCCGTTCACTCTGGTGGCCGACATGGACGCCAAGATCGCGACCGCGGTGATCAACCTGCTCATCGGACTGTGCATCACCACCATGCTCAGCTCGGTCGGCGCGGCGGCGCAGAACGAACCGCGTCAAGAGGGGTACTGA